The genomic segment gtggtatttgcccTGAAGAATAATTACATACGTCCTAGGGTGGTCCAGGAAATACTGAGTCGTGGCTAGTTCCATCGGTTGTGGGCTAGACCGCAAAAATTGGGAAGCAAGTGTACTAGGGTTGGTGTAATAAGGAGCGAAATTCAGCAGCTTGTCGGCCTAAATTTTGAAAGTTTAGGAGTCTGTTTTTTTAGGTTTTAGGGCCTTCTACATGTTTTTATggtgtggtaaaaagttggAAATTTTGGGTTAAGTTCCGAGTCGATTCGGGTCAAAACCGagactccggtccaagttttaaaacaaatagtTTAAGTTGTGAAactggctcgagtttacgtctaagaaacacttttaatatgttttgggattttttaaggattttggtaagcttcgggtcaaatcttagaggtccagggttaaaaatgttattttgggTTTTcgggggcaaaatggtcattttgcaccagAGTCGGATATTTTTGTCCTGACAGCACCCTGAACACatttttttatcatgttttaaatgtttatgcataatgtatatgatatttatgaaattatgataaatacggtgcatgcttggttttaaggaaaaagtgatgtatatgcatgttttattaaatggtgaatatgatgatgtttttgaaggatgagaattgattgtgactgacgatgtatatgtatacgatgacatgagatatgatgagctgaggccaaggCTTAGTGGACgggtcgctgatgtccccgtcgccCGGTACCGTGGTTATACAAAGATGTATCCATCTAATAGAGGCTGATACGATAGAattgatacgaaagtcacaactaatgtactaaattcaatttaaataaaatgtatacgtatatgatgacatgttttgatacgttatgattttatacgacacgtttatgttcatgcttttaagttcaaatatatgttgagtatgatatttttcactattgtgtgccatgtatatgtacttgttatttaagatacaggtgtgttgagtctttagactcactaggcgtgtgtaatgcaggtgagcttgatggtgaggggactggaggtgccgaactctgagtaggcagacctggtgcggtgacacgacccgaggaccgtaTGCTTTCCgcgttatgatttatgatatttgagaggagatgaacattttcatacgttgatgattttaatatttttattcgtttgtgtttacgtatgattttggatgagtttggttattttaaactgaactatttttactgtcaaatatttaagatcaaTTTTCCttatgttatatttttctgTAGAGCGCATGCAAACGAAATTTTAGATGTTATTTCGAAAAATGAGAGCTTTTAAGTATAAAAAAGGATGTCTATGTTTATGAAGTATGTTGTatgaaattatttttgcatGATATGGTATTTCCTCGAAATCATGTATGTTGTTATGTATGTACTCAATCGGCCCCTGCTTCCTGAGTATTTACCAAAATACTCGCCCTTTATTTCCTTCCTCCCAAATAAGAACAAAGAGCAAAAGGAAAAAGAGGAAGAAGAGCAATTTTGCGGATGATAGAAGATTTCTAGATATCCCCGAAGTTTTAAAGATTAGTTTATGATTATCGCTTCCGCACTATTAAgacatttttttaatttattttggcGTTCGAGTTGTAAAGACAATTATTTTTGTTGATTATgagaaataaaatagttttggtatatattgttCTACGAAACTTGTTGTTTGACAATTATATGATTATTGAATAACGTCGATGACGACTAACCCCAGTCACGGGACGTGACAAATTGTGTTcgaagttaaaatatttttaaaaaatttgaccaGGCTTAATTTCTTAATCGTCCCGTGAGCCGAATTTTTTTCGtgtgtaaataaataatatgcaaataAAATGAAAGTATATAACATATACCGGGCTGGAGTTACATTCCGAAATAATCACACCAACAGTAAAAATGACATTGCAATAATGTTTGAAGAACTCTTTCTACATCCTAAGTAAATGTAGCATACAAATTACTGAACAATCGTATCGGGCTTGAAGTATTCTCGAGAAGAACAGTTTGTTCAGTGTTTCTCAAACTACAGAATATATTAGCCCCTCTGTTGAATTTGGTTAATGGACAGTTAAATGACCGATAACTTTGATCGTTCTGCAAAATTGCACAAAGGGCCAAACATCCACCAAGATTTCTTGGAGCATTACCAGTGATTTACTTATCCCtgatttgatgattcttgttcTTTCCGTAGTTCGCGTGTCACAAATCCTTCTCACCGTCTCTTTCAAATTTAAACCATTTCCAATTAGCACACAATCTTTCTTCATCTTCGAAAGGTATGCCGCATGTTGGAAGAGCCTCTAGTTTTCGTGTAGCAGAAAAGACTGAAGTTTTGTGCTTGTACTGCTTTGCCATTACTTTAGCTTCAGAAAATACTTTCTGAACAAAGGGGAAGCTGTGCTTAGATAATTGCTAGTAGATATTTATAAGAGATACCCTAAAGATGATGAAACGAGTGACTAAATTGCATGGTTTAAAATGTTTACCTCCTTATTAGACAAAAAAAGTCCAGGCTCACTTTCGAGGTCGGCAATGCTGTAAGACAAAATGTAGTTATTAACTTTAGTCCTTTTAACTATTCTCCAGCAATCAATTTTTACttatatttatagaaatgttCTAATGACAAACTAGACAAACGAAAAACCTCTTCTATTGACTAATTAACTTCATACAATTCAAGTCAGAGCAAAATTGTAGCAACAAAATGGCTGCCTCAACACAGAAGCAGCTTCGATTATAATGAAGAATTTATAaacattttttaatataaaaccgTAGCTTTTCAGAGAGTAGCAACTAGAGGAACCAATTGTCAGACTCCAATAGCGATAGATCAAGCTAAAAGATACTTAGGAACAGCATGTGAATGTCATAATATACCTCACCGAAATTTTGTCAGGAAATGTTGACTTAACCACCAGTACTTTAACCTGCTCATCAATGGCCAGTACGTCGCTAACGGAATTAACCCGCCCTCGAGTTATGTTTGAAATATGCAGCAATCCACTGCAAAAGACAAGGAATTTAGATAATAATCTATGCTCTTCTACAAAAAGCACAAAAAGGACCAAAGTTGTAAGCATAGGGATACATAGTGCAGGTAAATAATTGACGAGAAATAATATCTTGAGTTGAGAAATAGAAAGCTCATAGAAGCCAACATATCTTTCAATTCACATTATATTCTTAGAAGTTGATATTCACGACAAGAATACCTTATCAACACAAGGACGTAACAAAATATCAAGATCAGCGGGTAAACTACAATTGAAAATTCTAACTAAACAAACATCATTCACCTCCTATTAGTATCACCTATCCGTATCTGTGCACCATAtggaaaaattttcttgactgTTCCTTCCAGAAGTGTTCCCTCTTGAAGATGCATCATCGCCTAAATATTGTATAACCAAGTTAGATGTGATTATCACAAAAAAAACAAGTAAATAATGACACAGTGCATCCTAATCCAGGAATTTGTAGTGGAAAGAAGCAGAAAATGCGGCCCAAGAAGAAATGTTACACTGCCTTTCAAATGGAATGGATCTCAACGACTCAACCTTAAGAATATTTAATATAGCTGAAAATAATGAAACAATTAAACATATGAAAGTTTGATCGGTAAAGGTatccaataaaaaaaattcataaaaacatttttttcatgTTTCTACCAACCCGACCTTTAACTTTTCTTAAACTGAATCCAATATTCAAATATAATAGATGGATTGGAAAAGCCCTTTAATAGATAGATTTGAAAAGCCCTTTAGGACGATAGGAGATTGTTTGACGAGAAAATACCAACCCAAGCTTCCTTCTCACTGAGTATTAAATCATTAGTTTCTTCATTTATTCTAGTGATTTGCACATATATTCTACGTCCAACCTGGAAAATCAAAAAAGAGAGAGAGGTAGCCAATTAGCATAATAACATACCAATGTGCTGGTGAACAAACATAAAGGTAAATAACATGAACATCGGTCATGCAATGGCTTAGATGAGTGAGCACAGGCTTTGAATGCTAATTACATTTCAATTATAGTTATTAATTCAAAAAATTTGCAGTTCATGCAAGAAAGTTTATTATTAGTTTTTTTCCCCTTAGTTGAAGCGGCTTTATGCCCTTAACATGTAGATGAAAGATAATAGATTGGCTGTGTGCACTCGTAACAGCTCAGCCAACAAATTCATATTTATGACTAACCATCAGTAATGCATAAAACACAATATCTGTCTGAaatgcaaaaatatcatggaaAAGACGGTAGACGTGTGAAACAGAATTTTTGCATACGTTCTCTTTCAGTTCAGTGTAGTTGTTGACTCTATTGATCAATTCAGCTTTTGGAATAAAAGCCCTTAGCCCCTGAAAAATAAATGGCATCAATCATTGAGTGAAACAAATAATTTGCTTGTGAAATATTGcaatgtgtgtgtgagtgtgtgtgagtgtgtgtgtgaagagagagagagattttACTTCTATTCTTGTAAGGAGGCCACCAGTATTCCACTCGGTTATTTTAATCTCTAGCGGCTCGTTAAGTTGTTTAATCTGCACAAGATCAAACAACAAATGTCTCGATATATAGTACCCATAAAATCAAAACGTTGGAGGATAAGATTACAGTATTGGAAATATAGACCAGCATATCTTAATATGAAAATTATGTTGAAATCACCCGGCTTCAGGCTGATCCATACTGATGTTTcaacaattattaaaaaatcaATTCCTCCATCTACCAAAATCAGATAAGTAGAGGCAGCTTAGCCTACTGGTCTAGCAATGAACCAGCATTATTTAGACAGCACCCATTTGCTTGTCATGTGCCATGGAAGTGATCACAAGAATTTCCACCATAGAGGTTATACCATTACAGAGTTAAGACAAAAAGAAAACATTGGTTGGCCCAACCTCCATTATCCTGACACAAATTTCTAACATTAAAATTCACAATTAATAGCAAAATTCTCTGTTTGCAATCCCCTGTTGATTTTTGGAGAAGAATGATACGAAAATGGCTAGAGTAGGCATCTTAACTAAAGAATTATTAGTCATGGAAGTCATTCAAGGAGGAATAATATGCATTGGTTGTTTCAAAACTGCACTAGAGTAAATAGCATTTGTTAGCCCAACCTATATTATCTTGCCACTATTTCTGAATATCCAAACTaatacaactgtggcaaaaatCTCCAAAACAAGGATCACAAGAATTTTGGCTCGACCTGTACATCTCCTTCCAATCGTAACCACTTTATGAATCGAAATCCAACACAATTGTATGAGTCTATGTCAATCATGATACAATAGATTTAAACGCGCAAacagaaaaaagaaagaaaaaaacctGCCTCACGCGATGCCATGCAATGCGCCTAAAGAGCCTTCTAGTTGACAGCAATGGCCTGCCACCAAGAGTTCTCCCAAGAACCTCAGCAAAAAGAACGGTGCCCGGCTCCACAACAGGCTTAGCTGGCATTGGTTCCCCACTCAGCGCCTCATCATT from the Primulina eburnea isolate SZY01 chromosome 3, ASM2296580v1, whole genome shotgun sequence genome contains:
- the LOC140827560 gene encoding protein PIGMENT DEFECTIVE 338, chloroplastic, which codes for MPIIHHPGCSTPSFFKLCAPFTNYCNNFSTITPFVKHSKSRFISFERLYFSSKLEKVRRAHVRLCAGNGVLEEVGDTILPRERESEESEELELLSKPSPKIVDNGPVEEVVENDQKKPDRDEVLETFYKFFKPFEEEIDPRDIGNESSIEESKKVIVEYYEPKRGDLVVGVVVSGNESKLDVSVGADLLGTMLTKEVLPLYDKEMDHLLWDVERDAELLVRGKMGIVKNDEALSGEPMPAKPVVEPGTVLFAEVLGRTLGGRPLLSTRRLFRRIAWHRVRQIKQLNEPLEIKITEWNTGGLLTRIEGLRAFIPKAELINRVNNYTELKENVGRRIYVQITRINEETNDLILSEKEAWAMMHLQEGTLLEGTVKKIFPYGAQIRIGDTNRSGLLHISNITRGRVNSVSDVLAIDEQVKVLVVKSTFPDKISVSIADLESEPGLFLSNKEKVFSEAKVMAKQYKHKTSVFSATRKLEALPTCGIPFEDEERLCANWKWFKFERDGEKDL